A single Phragmites australis chromosome 4, lpPhrAust1.1, whole genome shotgun sequence DNA region contains:
- the LOC133914256 gene encoding uncharacterized protein LOC133914256 gives MMQMEKLVNHCDMELMKMAMLKHEETFRQQVHELHRLYRVQKQLMTGPSCRRQRRKKPRRALDLHLPADEYIVIGADNATPPSREHELELTLAIGGGTNASRRKRPDEGTPLASHCSGGSPTSSSSSSIGTSGSPPYQFHLQDGTVMKQQQQAPWLVQYLSLRTA, from the exons ATGATGCAGATGGAGAAACTTGTGAATCACTGCGACATGGAGCTCATGAAGATGGCCATGCTCAAACATGAAGAGACCTTCAGGCAGCAG GTCCATGAGCTGCACCGGTTATACCGCGTCCAGAAGCAGCTCATGACCGGGCCAAGCTGCCGGCGCCAGAGGCGCAAGAAGCCCCGGCGCGCGCTGGACCTGCACCTACCTGCCGACGAGTACATCGTCATCGGAGCTGACAACGCGACGCCACCATCGAGGGAACACGAGCTGGAGCTGACGCTGGCCATCGGCGGCGGCACTAACGCCAGCCGGAGGAAGCGGCCGGACGAGGGCACCCCCTTGGCGTCGCACTGCTCCGGCGGGAGCccgacgtcgtcgtcgtcgtcatcgatCGGCACCAGCGGATCACCACCGTACCAGTTCCATCTACAGGACGGGACAGTgatgaagcagcagcagcaggcgccATGGCTCGTGCAATACCTCAGCCTTAGGACGGCATGA